A window of the Ipomoea triloba cultivar NCNSP0323 chromosome 14, ASM357664v1 genome harbors these coding sequences:
- the LOC116004522 gene encoding serine/threonine-protein phosphatase PP2A catalytic subunit-like isoform X1, whose product MPSHADLDRQIEQLMECKPLTEAEVKTLCDQARAILVEEWNVQPVKCPVTVCGDIHGQFYDLIELFRIGGKSPDTNYLFMGDYVDRGYYSVETVTLLVALKVRYRDRITILRGNHESRQITQVYGFYDECLRKYGNANVWKFFTDLFDYLPLTALIESQIFCLHGGLSPSLDTLDNIRALDRIQEVPHEGPMCDLLWSDPDDRCGWGISPRGAGYTFGQDIASQFNHTNGLTLISRAHQLVMEGYNWCQDKNVVTVFSAPNYCYRCGNMAAILEVGENMEQNFLQFDPAPRQIEPDTTRKTPDYFL is encoded by the exons atgcCTTCGCACGCGGATCTAGATCGGCAGATCGAGCAGTTGATGGAGTGCAAGCCGCTGACGGAGGCGGAGGTGAAGACGCTGTGTGATCAGGCCAGGGCGATTCTGGTGGAGGAGTGGAATGTCCAGCCGGTGAAATGTCCGGTCACCGTCTGCGGAGATATTCATGGGCAGTTCTACGATCTGATCGAGCTTTTTAGGATAGGCGGCAAATCTCCTGATACCAACTACCTTTTCATGGGAGATTACGTTG ACCGTGGATACTATTCAGTGGAGACTGTTACACTTTTAGTTGCTCTGAAAGTACGCTACAGAGATAGGATTACTATTCTTAGGGGAAATCATGAAAGCCGGCAAATCACCCAAGT TTATGGTTTCTATGATGAATGCTTGAGGAAGTACGGAAATGCAAACGTATGGAAGTTTTTCACTGATCTCTTTGATTATCTACCTCTGACAGCACTTATTGAGAGTCAG ATATTCTGTTTGCATGGAGGACTTTCACCATCTCTGGATACCCTTGATAATATCCGAGCTCTGGATCGTATACAAGAG GTCCCCCATGAAGGTCCAATGTGTGATCTGTTATGGTCAGACCCGGATGATCGGTGTGGCTGGGGAATATCTCCCAGAGGAGCTGGCTACACCTTCGGACAAGATATAGCTTCTCAGTTCAACCACACCAATGGGCTCACACTCATTTCAAGAGCTCATCAGCTTGTTATGGAGGGTTATAACTGGTGTCAG GATAAGAATGTGGTGACGGTATTTAGCGCTCCAAACTATTGTTACCGGTGTGGCAACATGGCTGCCATTCTAGAAGTCGGGGAAAACATGGAACAAAATTTCCTTCAGTTTGATCCTGCTCCTCGGCAGATTGAGCCGGACACTACAAGGAAGACTCCAGATTATTTTTTGTGA
- the LOC116004522 gene encoding serine/threonine-protein phosphatase PP2A-1 catalytic subunit-like isoform X2 translates to MIVKYFAMIPSFGCVLLTLMCMSQDRGYYSVETVTLLVALKVRYRDRITILRGNHESRQITQVYGFYDECLRKYGNANVWKFFTDLFDYLPLTALIESQIFCLHGGLSPSLDTLDNIRALDRIQEVPHEGPMCDLLWSDPDDRCGWGISPRGAGYTFGQDIASQFNHTNGLTLISRAHQLVMEGYNWCQDKNVVTVFSAPNYCYRCGNMAAILEVGENMEQNFLQFDPAPRQIEPDTTRKTPDYFL, encoded by the exons ATGATTGTTAAATATTTTGCTATGATTCCATCATTTGGTTGTGTACTGCTGACCTTGATGTGTATGTCTCAAG ACCGTGGATACTATTCAGTGGAGACTGTTACACTTTTAGTTGCTCTGAAAGTACGCTACAGAGATAGGATTACTATTCTTAGGGGAAATCATGAAAGCCGGCAAATCACCCAAGT TTATGGTTTCTATGATGAATGCTTGAGGAAGTACGGAAATGCAAACGTATGGAAGTTTTTCACTGATCTCTTTGATTATCTACCTCTGACAGCACTTATTGAGAGTCAG ATATTCTGTTTGCATGGAGGACTTTCACCATCTCTGGATACCCTTGATAATATCCGAGCTCTGGATCGTATACAAGAG GTCCCCCATGAAGGTCCAATGTGTGATCTGTTATGGTCAGACCCGGATGATCGGTGTGGCTGGGGAATATCTCCCAGAGGAGCTGGCTACACCTTCGGACAAGATATAGCTTCTCAGTTCAACCACACCAATGGGCTCACACTCATTTCAAGAGCTCATCAGCTTGTTATGGAGGGTTATAACTGGTGTCAG GATAAGAATGTGGTGACGGTATTTAGCGCTCCAAACTATTGTTACCGGTGTGGCAACATGGCTGCCATTCTAGAAGTCGGGGAAAACATGGAACAAAATTTCCTTCAGTTTGATCCTGCTCCTCGGCAGATTGAGCCGGACACTACAAGGAAGACTCCAGATTATTTTTTGTGA
- the LOC116004277 gene encoding uncharacterized protein LOC116004277 produces the protein MKFYGSSAILLFFIVISVFSSPSLVESSGDVRRMMMSFKETPNGGNVTFDCSPSGPCVPCAYSEKSDEKYRCSETGYRIPFKCEEIKDSSKEAESKKMQKTRSTLEAHSYPSYPIRQRSLLEDSSTSENGLQAYITYRSCITPVSEERLSVLGFEGIMMGLLMISGSAIYVKRKRANAVPGGAPVRVPNSSRF, from the exons ATGAAGTTTTACGGCTCGTCGGCGattcttctcttttttattgTTATCTCCGTATTTTCATCTCCCTCTCTTGTAGAAAGCTCTGGAGATGTGCGCCGAATGATGATGAGCTTCAAGGAGACTCCTAATGGAGGAAACGTCACCTTCGACTGCTCTCCTTCTGGTCCCTGCGTTCCCTGTGCCTACTCCGAAaag AGTGATGAAAAATATCGCTGTAGCGAAACCGGTTATCGCATTCCTTTCAAAtgtgaagaaattaaagatagTTCTAAGGAAGCAGAGAGCAAGAAAATGCAAAAGACTCGATCTACATTAGAAGCTCACAGTTATCCCAGTTATCCAATAAGGCAAAGAAGTTTGTTGGAAGATTCGTCCACTTCAGAGAATGGTTTACAGGCTTACATAACTTACAGGAGCTGTATTACACCAGTTAGTGAAGAGAGGCTGTCAGTACTTGGTTTTGAG GGAATAATGATGGGCTTGCTAATGATTAGTGGTTCAGCTATATATGTCAAAAGAAAGCGAGCCAATGCAGTACCTGGTGGTGCGCCTGTAAGGGTTCCTAACAGTTCTCGATTTTGA
- the LOC116004686 gene encoding TORTIFOLIA1-like protein 4, with protein MALSRQLSVDFKNRVITCLNRLSDRDTLAAATAELEAIARGLQNDGFAPFLTCLSSTDSSDKSPVRRHSVRLIGVLSAAHGDALSPHLSKMLSAVLRRLRDPDSAVRAACVEAVSSIAAQITKPPFSSIVKPFVDSIFHEQDHNSQIGASLCLAAAIEATPDPDPAELRKLLPKLYKLVKNDCFKAKPSLLSLTGSIVSVGGAANRTVLNGLVSTLVEFLSSEDWAARKAAAETLGRLAVAERDLLAEFKSSCIASLDTRRFDKVKAVRETMNRALDWWKEVPGTSDEVSPQLQAKSSPKDYCSGGSSPTPSKSPSEIGSETPQQKRSFSRSKSLASTSSYSSTITTQKNSPTKKIGRVKSNGRSSEPSVTKSCKVDTRRSSELKTEVPEKQTSSLELLACDDGESRDLNVSDSTESKSCKNSSFEANPALPNMASGEKQFKFGNSRFGARIVPVYETETCSLNVPAANAVDDATESKEEYEDMFLIYKQLRQIENQQSSLMDLLERFIGSSQNGMNSLEKRVNGLEKVLDEMQQCLGFSGRRIPTTDYTGNTCCMLPRAEFFSPKFWRKQEGQSYNTTSFSLSSRSQSENTMHMMPDEDDIAQTLIENSSRNRHPSMHGTGDQLREPRETLESSSTRKWERVIRDAESARGCLAGRLNAAASLTNCIKQET; from the exons ATGGCGCTGTCTAGACAATTGAGTGTTGATTTCAAGAACCGGGTGATCACGTGCCTGAACCGGCTGTCGGACCGGGACACACTCGCGGCGGCCACGGCCGAGCTCGAGGCCATTGCGCGGGGCCTGCAGAATGACGGATTTGCCCCTTTCCTCACCTGCCTGTCATCCACCGATTCCTCCGACAAGTCCCCTGTTCGCCGCCACTCCGTCCGCCTCATTGGCGTCCTTTCCGCCGCTCACGGCGACGCGCTGTCTCCGCACCTCTCCAAGATGCTCTCCGCCGTCCTCCGCCGCCTCCGCGACCCCGACTCCGCCGTCCGCGCCGCCTGCGTCGAGGCCGTTTCGTCCATTGCCGCGCAGATCACTAAGCCTCCGTTCTCCTCCATCGTCAAGCCCTTCGTCGACTCCATTTTCCACGAGCAGGACCACAACTCCCAGATCGGCGCCTCGCTTTGCCTCGCCGCCGCGATTGAGGCCACGCCGGACCCTGACCCGGCCGAGCTGAGGAAGCTGCTTCCGAAGCTTTACAAACTGGTGAAGAATGATTGCTTCAAAGCGAAGCCATCGCTGCTCTCTCTAACCGGTAGCATCGTGAGTGTTGGCGGTGCCGCCAATAGAACCGTGCTCAACGGCTTAGTCTCCACACTCGTTGAATTCCTAAGCAGCGAAGATTGGGCGGCGAGGAAGGCGGCGGCCGAGACCCTGGGGAGATTGGCGGTTGCGGAGAGAGATTTACTCGCTGAATTCAAATCCTCTTGCATAGCCTCTTTAGATACCAGAAGATTCGACAAG GTGAAGGCGGTGAGGGAGACAATGAACCGAGCATTGGATTGGTGGAAGGAGGTTCCGGGAACTTCAGATGAAGTTTCGCCTCAGCTACAAGCGAAGTCGTCgccaaaag ATTATTGCAGTGGTGGATCTTCCCCAACTCCATCGAAAAGCCCTAGTGAAATTGGCTCCGAGACTCCACAGCAGAAGCGTTCTTTCTCCAGGAGCAAGTCTCTCGCATCCACTAGCTCATACTCGTCTACTATCACCACACAAAAGAATAGTCCTACGAAGAAGATTGGTCGTGTGAAGTCAAATGGAAGATCCTCCGAACCGAGTGTCACGAAGTCCTGTAAAGTGGATACTCGAAGATCCTCTGAATTGAAAACAGAAGTCCCAGAAAAGCAGACTTCTTCGTTAGAGTTGTTGGCATGTGATGATGGTGAGAGTCGAGATCTCAATGTTTCTGATTCAACAGAGAGTAAAAGTTGCAAGAATTCAAGTTTTGAAGCCAATCCAGCCCTTCCAAATATGGCTTCTGGTGAAAAGCAATTCAAGTTTGGTAATTCAAGATTTGGAGCCCGTATTGTCCCTGTTTATGAAACGGAAACTTGCAGTTTGAACGTACCTGCTGCAAATGCCGTGGACGATGCCACTGAAAGTAAGGAAGAGTATGAGGATATGTTTTTGATATATAAACAGCTTCGACAGATTGAGAATCAACAATCCAGCTTAATGGACCTGCTTGAG AGATTCATCGGCAGTTCCCAGAACGGGATGAACTCATTAGAGAAACGCGTGAATGGACTGGAGAAGGTATTGGATGAAATGCAGCAGTGTTTGGGGTTTTCTGGGAGAAGGATTCCAACCACCGATTATACAGGAAATACATGTTGTATGCTACCCCGAGCTGAGTTTTTTAGTCCCAAGTTCTGGAGAAAACAAGAAGGACAAAGCTACAACACCACAAGTTTCTCGCTCTCTAGTAGAAGCCAGTCAGAGAACACCATGCACATGATGCCAGATGAAGATGACATTGCACAAACACTAATTGAAAACAGCTCCAGAAATCGCCATCCGAGCATGCATGGCACCGGGGATCAGCTCCGGGAGCCCAGGGAAACATTGGAGTCATCTTCAACGAGGAAATGGGAGAGGGTCATCCGAGATGCTGAGAGCGCCCGAGGTTGCCTTGCTGGTAGGCTAAACGCAGCAGCGTCACTTACAAATTGCATAAAGCAGGAGACCTAA